DNA sequence from the Gordonia polyisoprenivorans genome:
GCCCGACGAGTTCGGGCAGGGTGAACGCCGCGTGTTCGGCGCCGCGACGGCCCATGACCGTCACCCTGCGCACCGCAGACGACCGCAGCGCAGCGAGCGCACGGGGTGCGATGGAGGTGGCGGCGAGGTCGTCGGGATCACGAACCAGGATGCGCGCGACATCGAGCGCGACATTGCCGGTGCCGATGATCGCGACCTCGGGAGACGACAGGTCGACGTCGAGGTCGGCGAAATCGGGATGGTCGTTGTACCACCCGACGAAGGAGGTCGCGCTGGTCACGCCACGGGCGTCGGCACCGGCGATCTGCAGACGGCGATCGGTGGGCGCGCCGCCCGCCCAGATCACCGCGGTGTGCCGGGCTCGCAGCTCGTCGAGGGTGAGGTCGCGGCCGATCTCGGTGTTCAGCCGGATCTCCAGACGCGGATGGCCCGCGATGTCGTCGAACAGGCGCATGACCGAGCGCGTGGACTCGTGGTCGGGGGCCACGCCGAAGCGCGCCAGTCCGAACGGCCGATCGAGCCGCTCGTACATCGTGACGCTCACCTGCGGATACCGCAGCAGATCGTCGGCGGCGTACATCGCCGACGGCCCCGATCCGACGATGCCGACCGACACCTTGCCGGCCACGTCGAGCGCGTCGGGGTGGCTGATCGGCGCGAGCGGCAGGCGTCGGCCCGGATCGACCGGGAAGCGGGCCTCGGTCAGTCCGATCCGCGAGCCCGCGGCACCCGAAACGGTGCCGGCGTACATCGACGCGTTGATGTCGATGAACCGCTCCTGGCCGTCGGTGAGACGATGCGACGCCGTGATCGCGCCGACCGGGCACGCGGTGACGCAGGCTCCGCAATCGACGCAGGTGTTGGGGTCGATGTAGAGCATCTCGGCGATACCGAAATCGGGTTCGTCGGGGGTCGGATGGATACAGTTCACCGGGCACGCGTACACACACGACGCGTCGCCGCAGCAAGCCTGGGTGACTACATGGGGCATGGGATGAGCGATCTCTTGCTTCGACGGAAGGGACCGGACGCTTGCTACGCCGGTGAGCGGCGACCGAGGGACGGGCGACCGAGGACCGGGGCGATCAGGGCGCGGTGTAGACCGGTTCGCTGCGGAACCGCGATGAGCGACCCGAGATGCCGAGCGCGCGCCACAACGTGCGGGAGGCCGGATTCATCAGGCCGCACTGTTCGCCGAGCATCCGGACATCACCGAAGACGTTGCGCCGCACACGCTTGGATTCCGGTGAGCGCCAGAAGATCTCGCGCATCACCGAGTCCGGGACGTCGAACTCGCGACGGAAACTGCGCGGGGGCACCATGATCGCTCCCAGCAGCAGACGCATGGCGATGGGCAGTGCCAACGACAGCGCGAAGCGCTGGAAGCGGTTCTTCTTCGGGACCGTCTCGCGCAGGTGGTGATGGGCGAAGGAGATGTGGCGCGCCTCCTCGGCGACGTGCAACTGCATCACCGCGGCCATCGCCGGGTGCAGGCTGTCGGTGGTGCGCAGGAAGTCCTTCTGCAGGTGATCGATCGGCTCCTCACCGCCGAGCACGCCGAAGAAGAAGACCGTCGGGAAGATCGTCGACACGAGTGGGACGAACATCGAGATCCGGCGGTAGAAGGTCTTGGCCCCGGGAACATCCATCCCGATGCGGTTCACCAGCTCCTGGAACATCAGGGTGTGGTTGCACTCCTCCTTGGATTCGTGCGTGGTGTAGCGAAACCGCTTGTCGCCGTTGTCGAGTGCGAAACTGTACTGCATCAGACCGCGGATCAGGATCGACTCGAACTGCAGCCCGACCTTGGCCACGTTGGCCTGACGCCACATGCCGATCGCGATCTGCTTGTCCTGCGGGAGCGCCTGATACCACGGGTGGCGTCCGATCGGATCGACGTCATAGGACAGAATCCACCGCGGATCATCCGCGACGACCGCCATCTCCGGGGCATCCCAGTCGATGTCGAGGTAGGGGTCGAAGTTGCGATGCACCGACGCGGCCGACAGGTCTTCGAGGACCTGGTTGTAGTCGTTGTCGGCGTCGGACTTGTCGTGTTCCGGGACGTACTTGAGAGCCTGGGTCATCGTCGGTCTCCTCCGAGATCGGTGGGGCGTCGTACGCCGGTGGCGTCGGGCGTCATGCGACAACAATCGTTGTCACTGACGGTAAGGGCGCCCACCCTCTTGTGTCAACAGTCAATGTCACAGTCGACGGTGTGC
Encoded proteins:
- a CDS encoding 4Fe-4S binding protein, with protein sequence MPHVVTQACCGDASCVYACPVNCIHPTPDEPDFGIAEMLYIDPNTCVDCGACVTACPVGAITASHRLTDGQERFIDINASMYAGTVSGAAGSRIGLTEARFPVDPGRRLPLAPISHPDALDVAGKVSVGIVGSGPSAMYAADDLLRYPQVSVTMYERLDRPFGLARFGVAPDHESTRSVMRLFDDIAGHPRLEIRLNTEIGRDLTLDELRARHTAVIWAGGAPTDRRLQIAGADARGVTSATSFVGWYNDHPDFADLDVDLSSPEVAIIGTGNVALDVARILVRDPDDLAATSIAPRALAALRSSAVRRVTVMGRRGAEHAAFTLPELVGLVDGGIPVTIDADEVPDPSSTTDPTARAKLEVLGEIAARPTPTVSHIRFAFGRAPREIRVVDGRATGVVTDRPDGAAGEVVDAGLVLTSIGYRGRPVPGLPFDDAAGVVPHSGGRVIADSSTGEAMRGMYVTGWIKRGPSGFIGTNKTDSAETVGSLVDDLESGVLTPAGSSRRRILSRLGRG
- a CDS encoding AurF N-oxygenase family protein → MTQALKYVPEHDKSDADNDYNQVLEDLSAASVHRNFDPYLDIDWDAPEMAVVADDPRWILSYDVDPIGRHPWYQALPQDKQIAIGMWRQANVAKVGLQFESILIRGLMQYSFALDNGDKRFRYTTHESKEECNHTLMFQELVNRIGMDVPGAKTFYRRISMFVPLVSTIFPTVFFFGVLGGEEPIDHLQKDFLRTTDSLHPAMAAVMQLHVAEEARHISFAHHHLRETVPKKNRFQRFALSLALPIAMRLLLGAIMVPPRSFRREFDVPDSVMREIFWRSPESKRVRRNVFGDVRMLGEQCGLMNPASRTLWRALGISGRSSRFRSEPVYTAP